From Oncorhynchus mykiss isolate Arlee chromosome 6, USDA_OmykA_1.1, whole genome shotgun sequence, the proteins below share one genomic window:
- the LOC110525782 gene encoding mesoderm induction early response protein 3 isoform X2 has translation MLVHEYDDERTLEEEESLEGERNFNSEIADLEKEGNMPLEELLAIYRYEASVSTAAGSSMDSFSGELTDELPDMTLDKEEIAKDLLSGDYEEETQSSADDLTPSVTSHEATDFFPRTLRSNTIYDGDKESECEEDGPSLEDSRKEIMVGSQHQAEVPTHLCHYGDDKVYEDDDQLLWSPDVLSESKVRDFLCEASSRATDERTGSDMAGAHVSDNEQALYELVKCNYNTPEALERYCSNVNSSQEESPPWSEDECRNFEHALQLYDKNFHLIQKHKVKTRTVAECVAFYYMWKKSERFDFFVQQNRFGKKKYSSYPGVTDLMDRLVDEAEGLAVDSSSSVCSGGGGGVRMEPTTEQQLSLLNSITASDLTALSNSVATVCSPAEVSCLDSYGFPPLESLHRGSLAQEEPLGFPSNGGDPDCLNMLDAGFYHSDLGQRGGVYGGKDCERPSKRLKLALPDSFINDVSVGNLGVDFEGRRNTAHHRITGAKMAVSVTDFGGLAGSGEPNGFMGAHARRHSTALQSE, from the exons ATGCTAGTCCACGAATATGACGACGAGAGGACCTTGGAGGAGGAAGAGTCATTGGAGGGCGAGAGAAACTTTAACTCAGAGATAGCCGATCTGGAGAAG GAGGGGAACATGCCGTTGGAGGAACTGCTGGCCATCTACCGCTATGAGGCGTCAGTCAGTACGGCTGCAGGCTCCAGCATGGACAGCTTTTCTGGGGAGCTGACGGATGAGCTGCCAGATATGACTTTGGACAAG GAGGAGATAGCTAAAGACCTGCTATCAGGGGACTATGAGGAGGAGACCCAGTCATCCGCTGATGACCTCACCCCTTCAGTCACCTCCCATGAGGCCACCGACTTCTTCCCCAGAACACTCAGAT CTAATACAATCTACGACGGTGATAAGGAGTCCGAGTGTGAGGAGGATGGCCCAAGCCTAGAGGACTCCAGAAAG GAAATAATGGTGGGGTCGCAGCACCAAGCAGAGGTCCCCACCCACCTCTGTCACTATGGCGACGATAAGG TTTACGAAGATGATGACCAGTTGCTATGGAGCCCGGACGTGTTGTCAGAAAGCAAGGTCAGGGACTTCCTGTGTGAGGCGTCGTCACGGGCAACCGATGAGAGGACAGGAAGTGACATGGCAGGGGCTCATGTGAGCGACAATGAGCAG GCTCTGTATGAGCTTGTGAAATGTAACTACAATACCCCTGAAGCACTGGAGAGGTATTGCAGTAATGTGAACTCATCACAGG AGGAATCCCCACCGTGGTCTGAAGATGAATGCAGAAACTTTGAACATGCACTACAGCTATACGATAAGAACTTTCACCTCATACAGAAGCACAAG GTTAAGACACGGACGGTAGCTGAATGTGTGGCCTTTTACTACATGTGGAAGAAGTCGGAGCGCTTTGATTTCTTTGTCCAGCAGAATCGCTTTGGCAAGAAGAAGTATAGCAGCTATCCTGGTGTAAC GGACCTGATGGACCGGCTGGTGGACGAGGCGGAGGGCCTGGCAGTAGACAGCTCCTCCTCTGTGTGCTCaggcggaggaggaggggtgaggatggAGCCCACCACAGAGCAGCAGCTCAGCCTGCTCAACTCCATCACTGCCAGCGACCTCACAG CCCTGAGTAACAGCGTGGCCACAGTGTGCAGCCCAGCGGAGGTGAGCTGCCTGGACTCGTACGGTTTCCCCCCTCTGGAGAGCCTCCACCGGGGGTCCCTGGCACAGGAAGAGCCCCTGGGCTTCCCCTCCAACGGAGGAGATCCCGACTGTCTCAACATGCTGGACGCTGGCTTCTACCACTCAGACCTGGGCCAGCGGGGAGGGGTGTACGGGGGCAAGGACTGCGAGCGGCCTTCTAAGAGGCTCAAGTTGGCGCTGCCCGACTCTTTCATCAACGACGTTTCTGTGGGTAACCTCGGAGTGGATTTTGAGGGGCGGCGGAACACGGCACACCACCGCATCACCGGCGCCAAGATGGCGGTGTCCGTCACGGACTTTGGGGGCTTGGCGGGCAGTGGGGAGCCCAATGGGTTTATGGGAGCACATGCACGACGTCACAGCACAGCGCTCCAGTCAGAGTGA
- the LOC110525782 gene encoding mesoderm induction early response protein 3 isoform X1 translates to MAEASFGSSSPVGSLSSEDHDFDPTAEMLVHEYDDERTLEEEESLEGERNFNSEIADLEKEGNMPLEELLAIYRYEASVSTAAGSSMDSFSGELTDELPDMTLDKEEIAKDLLSGDYEEETQSSADDLTPSVTSHEATDFFPRTLRSNTIYDGDKESECEEDGPSLEDSRKEIMVGSQHQAEVPTHLCHYGDDKVYEDDDQLLWSPDVLSESKVRDFLCEASSRATDERTGSDMAGAHVSDNEQALYELVKCNYNTPEALERYCSNVNSSQEESPPWSEDECRNFEHALQLYDKNFHLIQKHKVKTRTVAECVAFYYMWKKSERFDFFVQQNRFGKKKYSSYPGVTDLMDRLVDEAEGLAVDSSSSVCSGGGGGVRMEPTTEQQLSLLNSITASDLTALSNSVATVCSPAEVSCLDSYGFPPLESLHRGSLAQEEPLGFPSNGGDPDCLNMLDAGFYHSDLGQRGGVYGGKDCERPSKRLKLALPDSFINDVSVGNLGVDFEGRRNTAHHRITGAKMAVSVTDFGGLAGSGEPNGFMGAHARRHSTALQSE, encoded by the exons ATGGCGGAG GCTTCCTTCGGGAGTTCGAGCCCAG TTGGCTCTTTATCGTCTGAAGATCATGACTTCGATCCGACAGCAGAGATGCTAGTCCACGAATATGACGACGAGAGGACCTTGGAGGAGGAAGAGTCATTGGAGGGCGAGAGAAACTTTAACTCAGAGATAGCCGATCTGGAGAAG GAGGGGAACATGCCGTTGGAGGAACTGCTGGCCATCTACCGCTATGAGGCGTCAGTCAGTACGGCTGCAGGCTCCAGCATGGACAGCTTTTCTGGGGAGCTGACGGATGAGCTGCCAGATATGACTTTGGACAAG GAGGAGATAGCTAAAGACCTGCTATCAGGGGACTATGAGGAGGAGACCCAGTCATCCGCTGATGACCTCACCCCTTCAGTCACCTCCCATGAGGCCACCGACTTCTTCCCCAGAACACTCAGAT CTAATACAATCTACGACGGTGATAAGGAGTCCGAGTGTGAGGAGGATGGCCCAAGCCTAGAGGACTCCAGAAAG GAAATAATGGTGGGGTCGCAGCACCAAGCAGAGGTCCCCACCCACCTCTGTCACTATGGCGACGATAAGG TTTACGAAGATGATGACCAGTTGCTATGGAGCCCGGACGTGTTGTCAGAAAGCAAGGTCAGGGACTTCCTGTGTGAGGCGTCGTCACGGGCAACCGATGAGAGGACAGGAAGTGACATGGCAGGGGCTCATGTGAGCGACAATGAGCAG GCTCTGTATGAGCTTGTGAAATGTAACTACAATACCCCTGAAGCACTGGAGAGGTATTGCAGTAATGTGAACTCATCACAGG AGGAATCCCCACCGTGGTCTGAAGATGAATGCAGAAACTTTGAACATGCACTACAGCTATACGATAAGAACTTTCACCTCATACAGAAGCACAAG GTTAAGACACGGACGGTAGCTGAATGTGTGGCCTTTTACTACATGTGGAAGAAGTCGGAGCGCTTTGATTTCTTTGTCCAGCAGAATCGCTTTGGCAAGAAGAAGTATAGCAGCTATCCTGGTGTAAC GGACCTGATGGACCGGCTGGTGGACGAGGCGGAGGGCCTGGCAGTAGACAGCTCCTCCTCTGTGTGCTCaggcggaggaggaggggtgaggatggAGCCCACCACAGAGCAGCAGCTCAGCCTGCTCAACTCCATCACTGCCAGCGACCTCACAG CCCTGAGTAACAGCGTGGCCACAGTGTGCAGCCCAGCGGAGGTGAGCTGCCTGGACTCGTACGGTTTCCCCCCTCTGGAGAGCCTCCACCGGGGGTCCCTGGCACAGGAAGAGCCCCTGGGCTTCCCCTCCAACGGAGGAGATCCCGACTGTCTCAACATGCTGGACGCTGGCTTCTACCACTCAGACCTGGGCCAGCGGGGAGGGGTGTACGGGGGCAAGGACTGCGAGCGGCCTTCTAAGAGGCTCAAGTTGGCGCTGCCCGACTCTTTCATCAACGACGTTTCTGTGGGTAACCTCGGAGTGGATTTTGAGGGGCGGCGGAACACGGCACACCACCGCATCACCGGCGCCAAGATGGCGGTGTCCGTCACGGACTTTGGGGGCTTGGCGGGCAGTGGGGAGCCCAATGGGTTTATGGGAGCACATGCACGACGTCACAGCACAGCGCTCCAGTCAGAGTGA